A single Pseudomonas putida DNA region contains:
- the ppk2 gene encoding polyphosphate kinase 2 yields the protein MSEEATLLLPAPGESSSPAPAAPRTRRPRQRKPEPTITKVSQAPAALQVASAPKGSNEDSTSARLPASYPYRTRLRRQDYEKAKHALQIELLKVQSWVKETGQRVVILFEGRDAAGKGGTIKRFMEHLNPRGARIVALEKPSEQELGQWYFQRYIQHLPTAGEMVFFDRSWYNRAGVEKVMEFCSPLQYLEFMRQAPDLERMLCNSGILLFKYWFSVNREEQLRRFISRRDDPLKHWKLSPIDIKSLDKWEDYTAAKEAMFFHTDTADAPWTVIKSDDKKRARINCIRHFLHSLDYPGKDHSVAHAPDELLVGRASRGFEEDEPTSPAS from the coding sequence ATGAGCGAAGAAGCCACCCTCCTGCTCCCCGCCCCCGGCGAATCCTCTTCCCCCGCCCCTGCTGCACCTCGCACGCGCCGCCCTCGCCAACGCAAACCTGAACCCACCATAACGAAGGTCAGCCAGGCCCCGGCCGCACTGCAAGTAGCCAGCGCACCGAAGGGCAGCAACGAAGACAGCACCTCGGCGCGGCTGCCTGCCAGTTACCCGTACCGCACCCGCCTGCGCCGCCAGGATTATGAAAAAGCCAAGCACGCGCTGCAGATCGAGCTACTGAAAGTGCAGAGCTGGGTGAAGGAAACCGGCCAGCGCGTGGTGATCCTGTTCGAGGGGCGTGATGCAGCGGGCAAGGGTGGCACCATCAAACGCTTCATGGAGCACCTGAACCCGCGGGGTGCGCGCATCGTCGCGCTGGAGAAGCCTTCCGAGCAGGAGCTGGGGCAGTGGTACTTCCAGCGTTACATCCAGCACCTGCCCACGGCGGGTGAAATGGTCTTCTTCGACCGCTCCTGGTACAACCGCGCCGGAGTCGAGAAGGTGATGGAGTTCTGCTCGCCGCTGCAGTACCTGGAGTTCATGCGCCAGGCACCGGACCTGGAGCGGATGCTCTGCAACAGCGGCATCCTGCTGTTCAAGTACTGGTTCTCGGTGAACCGTGAAGAGCAGCTGCGCCGCTTCATCTCGCGCCGGGACGACCCGCTCAAGCACTGGAAGCTGTCGCCCATCGACATCAAGTCGCTGGACAAGTGGGAGGACTACACCGCCGCCAAGGAGGCGATGTTCTTCCATACCGATACTGCCGATGCGCCGTGGACGGTGATCAAGTCGGATGACAAGAAGCGTGCACGGATCAACTGCATCCGGCATTTCCTGCATTCGCTGGATTACCCGGGCAAGGACCACAGCGTGGCGCATGCACCGGATGAGCTGCTGGTCGGGCGGGCATCGCGGGGGTTCGAGGAGGACGAGCCGACGTCGCCCGCCAGTTGA
- a CDS encoding addiction module antidote protein — protein MTDTKLTKWDAADHLKTEGDMALYLEACLEENDPVLLAAALGDIARARGMAQLARDTGLTREGLYKALSAEGNPSLATIMKVMAALGLRLHAEVVSPRTAG, from the coding sequence ATGACTGATACCAAACTGACCAAGTGGGATGCCGCAGATCACCTCAAGACAGAGGGAGACATGGCCCTGTACCTTGAGGCTTGCCTTGAAGAAAATGATCCGGTGCTGCTTGCCGCTGCCTTGGGCGATATCGCGCGTGCCCGTGGCATGGCGCAACTGGCGCGAGATACTGGCCTGACGCGTGAAGGGCTGTACAAGGCGTTGTCGGCGGAGGGTAACCCTAGCCTGGCGACCATCATGAAAGTGATGGCTGCGCTCGGCCTGAGGCTACATGCCGAGGTGGTGTCTCCGCGAACTGCGGGGTAG